A stretch of Sphingomonas sp. JUb134 DNA encodes these proteins:
- a CDS encoding ABC transporter ATP-binding protein, with protein sequence MTDPVLQTQELRRSFTQGEQTIHVLRGVDLLVQPGEIVALLGPSGSGKSTLLQAVGLLEGGFEGSIRIAGVEAARLDSAGRTAMRRERLGFIYQFHHLLPDFNAVENVVLPQLIAGSDRPNAEARAQALLTALGLGHRLGHRPSQLSGGEQQRVAVARALATQPALVLADEPTGNLDEATADVVLAEFLRLVRHEGSAALIATHNERLAQRMDRVVRLHEGKLD encoded by the coding sequence ATGACTGATCCCGTCCTGCAGACCCAGGAGCTGCGCCGCAGCTTCACCCAGGGCGAACAGACGATCCACGTGCTGCGTGGCGTCGACCTGCTGGTCCAGCCCGGCGAGATCGTCGCCCTCCTCGGCCCGTCGGGTTCCGGCAAGTCGACCCTGCTCCAGGCGGTAGGGCTGCTCGAAGGCGGGTTCGAAGGATCGATCCGGATTGCCGGCGTCGAGGCGGCGCGCCTGGACAGCGCCGGACGCACGGCGATGCGGCGGGAGCGGCTGGGCTTCATCTACCAGTTCCACCACCTGCTGCCGGACTTCAACGCGGTGGAGAACGTCGTGCTGCCGCAGTTGATCGCGGGAAGTGATCGGCCGAACGCCGAGGCACGCGCCCAGGCGCTGCTGACGGCATTGGGGCTTGGCCATCGACTTGGGCATCGCCCCAGCCAGTTGTCCGGCGGCGAACAGCAGCGGGTGGCGGTGGCGCGTGCCTTGGCCACGCAGCCGGCGCTGGTGCTCGCTGACGAGCCTACCGGCAACCTGGACGAGGCGACGGCCGATGTGGTCCTGGCCGAGTTCCTGCGCCTGGTGCGCCATGAGGGGTCCGCGGCGCTGATCGCCACCCACAACGAGCGCCTCGCCCAGCGTATGGATCGTGTCGTGCGCCTGCACGAAGGCAAGTTGGACTGA
- a CDS encoding lipoprotein-releasing ABC transporter permease subunit gives MLLSSYERMIARRYLLPGRGEAFIALVAGISLIAVMLGVAALVIVMSVMNGFRAELFDKIVGLNGHAVVQGYNGVLRDWRQVLDDARKTPGVTSATPLIEQPLFATLEGRSDFVLVRGMEVPDILGNPTIRDNVKAGSLTSLVPNSGTVAIGSRLAESLGASVGSDISIINPQGPATPFGTALRMVSYRVGAIVEVGVYDYDKAFVIMPMEDAQTLLMLGDGVNMVEINTNDADRVERILAPLADKVGARGRLVDWRQLNSQLFEALAVDRIVTFTVLSIIILVAVFNILSSLIMLVRAKTRDIAILRTMGASRASLLRIFMTVGTTVGALGVGAGLVLGFVFLHFRQSVVGFIGLVTGQNIWDPTVRFLTTLPSKVDPVEITAISVVALLLAFLATLYPALKAANTDPVQVLRYD, from the coding sequence ATGCTCCTGTCCAGCTACGAGCGCATGATCGCCCGACGCTACCTCCTGCCCGGAAGGGGAGAGGCGTTCATCGCCCTCGTCGCCGGGATCAGCCTGATCGCCGTGATGCTGGGCGTCGCCGCTCTGGTGATCGTGATGAGCGTCATGAACGGCTTCCGTGCGGAGCTGTTCGACAAGATCGTGGGATTGAACGGCCACGCGGTGGTGCAAGGCTACAACGGCGTGCTGCGGGACTGGCGGCAGGTTCTGGACGACGCGCGCAAGACGCCCGGCGTGACTTCGGCAACCCCGCTGATCGAGCAGCCGTTGTTCGCGACGCTGGAAGGCAGGTCCGATTTCGTGCTGGTGCGCGGCATGGAGGTGCCGGACATCCTGGGCAATCCCACGATCCGTGACAATGTGAAGGCCGGCTCGCTCACTTCGCTCGTGCCCAACAGCGGAACCGTTGCGATCGGGTCGCGCCTGGCGGAGTCCCTGGGCGCGTCGGTGGGGAGCGACATCTCGATCATCAACCCGCAAGGCCCGGCGACGCCCTTCGGCACCGCGCTCCGGATGGTGAGCTATCGGGTCGGAGCGATCGTGGAGGTCGGCGTCTACGACTATGACAAGGCGTTCGTCATCATGCCAATGGAGGATGCGCAGACCCTGCTGATGCTCGGCGACGGCGTGAACATGGTCGAGATCAACACCAACGATGCCGATCGCGTCGAGCGCATCCTGGCGCCCCTGGCCGACAAGGTGGGTGCGCGCGGACGACTGGTCGACTGGCGTCAGCTTAACTCGCAGCTGTTCGAGGCGCTCGCGGTCGACCGCATCGTCACCTTCACCGTTCTGTCGATCATCATCCTGGTGGCCGTGTTCAACATCCTGTCCTCGCTGATCATGCTGGTGCGCGCCAAGACGCGGGACATCGCGATCCTGCGGACGATGGGGGCAAGCAGGGCGAGCCTGCTGCGGATCTTCATGACGGTCGGCACGACCGTCGGGGCGCTCGGCGTCGGGGCAGGGCTCGTGCTGGGCTTCGTGTTCCTCCACTTCCGCCAGAGCGTGGTCGGGTTCATCGGGCTCGTGACGGGCCAGAACATCTGGGACCCGACCGTCCGCTTCCTGACCACGCTGCCGTCGAAGGTCGACCCGGTGGAAATCACCGCCATCTCCGTCGTCGCGCTGCTGTTGGCCTTCCTCGCCACGCTGTATCCGGCCCTGAAGGCCGCCAACACCGATCCCGTGCAGGTGCTCCGTTATGACTGA
- a CDS encoding Hsp20 family protein has translation MRQFDFTPYRRSTIGFDRLFDMLEASARQASSENYPPFNLERLAEDRYRITLAVAGFKSDEIDITAQQNMLLVTGKKAAETDAQRSAFLHLGIANRSFERRFELADFVRVESANLADGLLVIELVREVPEAMKPRKIAVSTGAAPAVEHRPAGDHQEAQAA, from the coding sequence ATGCGCCAGTTCGATTTCACCCCCTACCGTCGTTCGACGATCGGCTTCGATCGCCTTTTCGACATGCTGGAGGCTTCGGCCCGGCAGGCCTCGTCGGAGAATTACCCGCCGTTCAATCTCGAGCGCCTCGCCGAAGACCGCTATCGCATCACACTTGCGGTCGCCGGCTTCAAGTCCGACGAGATCGACATCACCGCACAGCAGAACATGCTGCTGGTGACCGGCAAGAAGGCCGCCGAGACGGATGCACAGCGTAGTGCATTCCTGCACCTTGGCATCGCCAACCGCAGCTTCGAGCGTCGCTTCGAGCTCGCCGACTTCGTGCGGGTGGAAAGCGCCAACCTCGCTGACGGCCTGCTCGTGATCGAGTTGGTTCGCGAGGTTCCGGAAGCAATGAAGCCGCGCAAGATTGCGGTCTCGACCGGTGCGGCTCCGGCCGTGGAGCATCGTCCGGCCGGTGACCATCAGGAGGCACAGGCCGCCTGA
- a CDS encoding CTP synthase, whose product MARYIFITGGVVSSLGKGLMAASLAALLQARGYKVRIRKFDPYLNVDPGTMSPYQHGEVYVTDDGAETDLDLGHYERFTGVAAHQSDNVTSGRIYQQIITRERRGDYLGATVQVIPHVTDAIKAFAQADTDDLDFVLCEIGGTVGDIESLPFIEAIRQLKNELGRGQAISVHVTLVPYISAAGELKTKPTQHSVRELAALGVQPDVLVCRCEQPLPEGERAKIALFCNVRKEAVIPALDASSIYAVPLQYHGEGLDSEVLRAFGIEPGEPPRLDRWSNIVERLSNPEGEVTVGVVGKYVGLPDAYKSLHEALVHGGIANRVKVNVRWLDAELFERDEETIASQLEPMHAILVPGGFGERGSEGKIASVRFARERAVPFFGICLGMQMACVEAAREQGIAKASTTEFGATEEPVVGLITEWMSEKGLEKREAGGDLGGTMRLGAYPAKLAGNSVVASIYGSTEISERHRHRYEVNTHYRDVLERGGLVVSGTSPDETLPEIVERPDHPWFVGVQFHPELKSKPFDPHPLFASFIEAAVRQSRLV is encoded by the coding sequence ATGGCGCGGTATATTTTCATCACCGGCGGCGTGGTATCGTCGCTCGGCAAAGGACTCATGGCAGCTAGCCTCGCGGCGCTGCTTCAGGCGCGGGGCTACAAGGTCCGCATCCGCAAGTTCGATCCGTATCTGAACGTCGATCCCGGCACGATGTCGCCCTATCAGCACGGCGAGGTCTATGTGACCGACGACGGCGCTGAGACCGACCTCGACCTTGGCCACTATGAACGCTTCACGGGCGTGGCGGCGCATCAGTCGGACAACGTCACCTCGGGCCGTATTTATCAGCAGATCATCACGCGCGAGCGGCGCGGCGACTATCTGGGTGCAACCGTCCAGGTGATCCCGCACGTCACCGATGCGATCAAGGCGTTCGCCCAGGCGGATACCGACGATCTCGACTTCGTGCTGTGCGAGATCGGCGGCACCGTCGGCGACATCGAATCGCTGCCGTTCATCGAGGCGATCCGCCAATTGAAGAACGAACTGGGCCGCGGCCAGGCGATCAGCGTTCATGTGACGCTGGTGCCCTATATCTCGGCCGCCGGCGAGCTGAAGACCAAGCCGACGCAGCATTCGGTGCGCGAGCTGGCGGCGCTGGGCGTGCAGCCGGACGTGCTGGTCTGCCGTTGCGAGCAGCCGTTGCCGGAGGGCGAGCGCGCCAAGATCGCGCTGTTCTGCAACGTCCGCAAGGAAGCCGTCATCCCGGCACTCGATGCGTCCAGCATCTACGCGGTGCCTCTCCAGTATCACGGCGAAGGGCTCGACTCCGAGGTCCTGCGCGCCTTCGGCATCGAGCCGGGCGAACCGCCCAGGCTCGACCGCTGGTCGAACATCGTCGAGCGACTTTCGAACCCCGAGGGCGAAGTGACGGTCGGCGTGGTGGGCAAGTACGTCGGCCTTCCCGACGCGTACAAGTCGCTGCACGAGGCGCTGGTGCATGGCGGCATCGCCAACCGGGTGAAGGTCAACGTCCGCTGGCTCGACGCCGAGCTGTTCGAGCGCGACGAGGAGACCATCGCCAGCCAGCTCGAGCCGATGCACGCCATCCTGGTGCCCGGCGGCTTCGGCGAGCGCGGGTCCGAGGGCAAGATCGCCTCCGTCCGCTTCGCACGCGAACGCGCGGTGCCGTTCTTCGGGATCTGTCTCGGCATGCAGATGGCGTGCGTCGAGGCAGCCCGGGAGCAGGGTATCGCCAAGGCATCGACCACCGAGTTCGGAGCGACCGAGGAGCCGGTGGTGGGTCTGATCACCGAGTGGATGTCGGAAAAAGGCCTGGAGAAGCGCGAGGCCGGCGGCGATCTCGGCGGCACGATGCGCCTCGGCGCCTATCCGGCGAAGCTTGCGGGCAACAGCGTCGTCGCGTCGATCTACGGCAGCACCGAGATCAGCGAGCGGCACCGTCACCGCTATGAGGTGAACACGCATTATCGCGATGTGCTGGAGCGCGGCGGCCTGGTGGTGTCGGGTACCTCGCCCGATGAGACGCTTCCTGAGATCGTCGAGCGGCCGGATCACCCCTGGTTCGTGGGCGTCCAGTTCCACCCGGAGCTCAAGTCGAAGCCGTTCGATCCGCACCCGCTGTTCGCGAGCTTCATCGAGGCCGCGGTCCGGCAGTCGCGGCTCGTCTGA
- the secG gene encoding preprotein translocase subunit SecG — MFTFLLVVHAIIAALLVTVILMQRSEGGGLTTGGSPSGLMSARGAADFLTRSTAILAGLFIAMSILLAVLAATRHDAIDTSLARPTAPAVAPAAPTAPADAGAPANLAAPAPAENGAVPIAR; from the coding sequence ATGTTCACCTTCCTGCTCGTCGTTCATGCCATCATCGCTGCGCTCCTCGTGACGGTGATCCTGATGCAGCGTTCGGAAGGGGGCGGCCTCACCACGGGCGGTAGCCCGTCGGGCCTGATGTCGGCACGCGGCGCGGCCGATTTTCTCACGCGCTCCACCGCGATCCTGGCGGGGCTGTTCATCGCGATGAGCATCCTGCTCGCGGTGCTGGCGGCCACGCGACACGATGCGATCGACACGTCGCTTGCTCGCCCAACGGCTCCTGCGGTCGCTCCGGCGGCACCGACCGCTCCGGCGGATGCAGGCGCGCCCGCGAACCTCGCGGCTCCGGCTCCGGCCGAGAACGGCGCGGTACCGATCGCCCGCTAA
- a CDS encoding MarR family transcriptional regulator, whose amino-acid sequence MRGLVDYVRSGEPDLTNRQMALMLLVYLEPGPHTVRGLARALNVSKPVVTRALNRLGTLGYLRRQRDEADKRNIFVAQTSEGADFLAEFGHFLADDRVSELVARRATA is encoded by the coding sequence ATGCGCGGACTGGTCGATTACGTCCGGTCCGGTGAACCCGACCTGACCAATCGCCAGATGGCGCTGATGCTGCTTGTCTATCTCGAGCCGGGCCCGCATACGGTGCGCGGCTTGGCGCGGGCATTGAACGTGTCGAAGCCGGTCGTCACGCGCGCCTTGAACAGGCTGGGCACCCTCGGCTATCTGCGCCGTCAGCGCGACGAGGCGGACAAACGCAACATCTTCGTCGCACAAACCAGCGAAGGGGCAGATTTTCTTGCAGAGTTCGGGCATTTCCTCGCGGACGATCGAGTCAGCGAGCTCGTTGCCCGAAGGGCAACCGCGTAG
- the argC gene encoding N-acetyl-gamma-glutamyl-phosphate reductase yields the protein MTATIFIDGAAGTTGLEIRERLAGRPEIALVTLDDSRRKDPVARREALNDADFVILCLPDDAAREAVSLIENDRTRVIDASTAHRTAEGWVYGMAELEPAQPALIAEAARVANPGCYPTGFLALVRPLVRAGLIPHDWPVSVNAVSGFSGGGRSMIEEYQQPNPPAFRAYAMALGHKHVAEMQRHARLAHPPIFTPAVANTYRGMVVEVPLPLHAMTPRPTLPAIEGALQDAYRGSPVVRVGSAEAPTVSIEENAGSDRLTVRVFGNAVTGQLRLVATLDNLGKGAAGAAVQNLNIMAGFDPAAGLVL from the coding sequence TTGACCGCGACCATATTCATCGACGGTGCCGCCGGAACCACGGGTCTCGAGATCCGCGAACGACTGGCTGGTCGGCCTGAAATCGCGCTGGTCACGCTCGACGACAGTCGGCGCAAGGATCCGGTCGCACGGCGGGAAGCGCTGAACGACGCCGATTTCGTCATCCTCTGCCTCCCCGACGACGCTGCTCGCGAGGCCGTGTCGCTGATCGAAAACGATCGCACGCGGGTGATCGACGCCTCGACCGCGCATCGAACGGCTGAAGGCTGGGTCTATGGAATGGCGGAACTGGAACCTGCCCAACCGGCCCTGATCGCCGAAGCCGCACGGGTGGCGAACCCGGGCTGCTATCCCACCGGTTTCCTCGCGCTGGTGCGCCCGCTCGTTCGCGCAGGGCTCATCCCGCACGACTGGCCCGTCAGCGTGAATGCCGTCTCCGGCTTTTCCGGCGGCGGTCGATCGATGATCGAGGAATACCAGCAGCCGAACCCGCCGGCGTTCCGCGCCTATGCAATGGCGCTCGGCCACAAGCACGTCGCCGAGATGCAGCGCCACGCACGACTCGCGCATCCACCGATCTTCACCCCCGCCGTTGCGAACACTTATCGCGGGATGGTGGTGGAGGTTCCGCTGCCGCTTCACGCGATGACGCCCCGCCCCACGCTCCCAGCGATCGAGGGGGCGCTCCAGGACGCCTATCGTGGCTCTCCTGTCGTGCGTGTCGGGTCGGCGGAGGCGCCGACCGTATCGATCGAGGAAAATGCCGGATCGGACCGGCTGACCGTACGCGTCTTCGGCAATGCCGTGACCGGCCAGTTGCGGCTCGTCGCCACGCTGGACAACCTCGGCAAGGGGGCGGCAGGTGCCGCGGTGCAGAACCTCAACATCATGGCCGGGTTCGATCCCGCCGCTGGACTGGTCCTCTAA
- the zwf gene encoding glucose-6-phosphate dehydrogenase, translating into MRQPVGKLLLFGATGDLAQRMLLPSLYGLHADGLLPEGLTITGTARHDHDDAGYRAFAKTALDEHLPADRQDEAAVAGFLDRLHYHAMDASQVEGFAGLAEKLGNISGGLAIFLSTAPWLFAPTIKGLESAGLAGSNVRIGLEKPLGNDLKSSREINDIVAEAFPEDRTFRIDHYLGKETVQNILALRFGNAMFEPIWNARGIDHVQITVSETVGLEGRAGYYDDVGALRDMVQNHMLQLLALIAMEPPARFDGTAIRDEKVKVLRSLRPIGPAEVQSETVIGQYRDGAVNGEIVRGYVDELEKPSNTETFVAVKAHVDSWRWQGVPFYMRTGKRLAARQSEISIQFKPVPHSIFAERGGMLQPNTLVIRLQPEEYIRLLVMAKEPGLDREGIRLREVPLDLSLTTAFASTRRRIAYERLLLDLIEGDPTLFVRRDEVEAQWAWIDAIRAGWKANDMKPKPYASGSWGPTASVALTERDGVTWNE; encoded by the coding sequence ATGAGACAGCCGGTCGGCAAGCTGCTGCTGTTCGGGGCCACGGGCGACCTGGCGCAGCGCATGTTGCTGCCTTCGCTGTACGGCCTCCATGCCGACGGCCTGCTCCCGGAGGGGCTCACCATCACGGGCACCGCACGTCACGACCATGACGACGCCGGCTACCGCGCGTTCGCCAAGACGGCACTGGACGAGCATCTCCCGGCGGACCGGCAGGACGAGGCGGCCGTCGCCGGCTTTCTCGACCGCCTGCACTATCACGCCATGGACGCATCCCAGGTCGAGGGCTTCGCCGGCCTCGCCGAGAAGCTGGGTAACATCTCCGGCGGCCTCGCGATCTTCCTGTCCACCGCCCCGTGGCTGTTCGCACCCACGATCAAGGGGCTCGAATCGGCAGGCCTCGCCGGCTCCAATGTGCGCATCGGGCTTGAGAAGCCGCTCGGCAACGACCTGAAATCGAGCCGCGAGATCAACGACATTGTCGCCGAGGCTTTCCCCGAGGATCGCACCTTCCGGATCGATCACTATCTGGGCAAGGAAACGGTCCAGAACATTCTGGCGCTGCGCTTCGGCAACGCCATGTTCGAGCCGATCTGGAACGCCCGCGGCATCGACCACGTCCAGATCACGGTTTCGGAAACCGTCGGCCTCGAGGGTCGCGCCGGATATTATGACGATGTCGGCGCGCTGCGCGACATGGTCCAGAACCACATGCTGCAGCTGCTCGCGCTGATCGCGATGGAGCCGCCGGCCCGCTTCGACGGCACCGCCATTCGCGACGAGAAGGTGAAGGTGTTGCGTTCGCTCCGGCCGATCGGCCCGGCCGAGGTCCAGTCGGAAACCGTCATCGGCCAGTATCGCGACGGCGCCGTGAACGGGGAAATCGTCCGCGGCTATGTGGACGAGCTCGAAAAGCCCTCCAACACCGAGACCTTTGTCGCGGTGAAGGCGCATGTGGACAGCTGGCGCTGGCAGGGCGTGCCCTTCTACATGCGTACGGGGAAGCGGCTGGCAGCCCGCCAGTCGGAAATCTCCATCCAGTTCAAGCCGGTGCCTCACTCGATCTTTGCCGAGCGCGGCGGCATGCTCCAGCCCAACACGCTGGTGATCCGCCTGCAGCCGGAGGAGTATATCCGCCTGCTGGTCATGGCGAAGGAGCCGGGGCTCGACCGCGAAGGCATCCGCCTGCGGGAGGTGCCGCTGGATCTCTCGCTGACCACCGCCTTCGCTAGTACCCGTCGCCGCATCGCTTATGAGCGCCTGCTGCTCGATCTGATCGAGGGCGATCCGACGCTGTTCGTGCGCCGAGACGAGGTCGAAGCGCAATGGGCCTGGATCGATGCGATCCGCGCGGGCTGGAAAGCGAACGACATGAAGCCCAAGCCCTATGCCTCCGGCAGCTGGGGCCCCACTGCCAGCGTCGCGCTGACCGAGCGCGACGGGGTGACGTGGAACGAGTGA
- the pgl gene encoding 6-phosphogluconolactonase, with product MTEIEWWEYDDAAEMADAVAGDVQFIIESAIDARGAAVIALPGGKTPQPIYEKLAKAKLDWKRVTIVPTDDRLVPMGDELSNVTGIAKVFLPKGARVLPLTSEKAADYRAAGRAADARLQDVHWPLDLCLLGMGTDGHTASIFPGPDLDEALQGPKERRALGVMPDPLPPEAPVGRVTLSHSAIASSRSLMIAISGTKKREVLERAISEGAGSTLPIGRVLSEVELPVDVHWSES from the coding sequence ATGACCGAGATTGAATGGTGGGAATATGACGACGCGGCGGAGATGGCCGACGCCGTCGCCGGGGACGTGCAGTTCATCATCGAAAGCGCGATCGACGCCCGCGGCGCGGCGGTGATCGCGCTGCCGGGCGGCAAGACGCCCCAGCCCATCTACGAGAAGCTGGCGAAGGCCAAGCTCGACTGGAAGCGGGTGACGATCGTCCCGACCGATGACCGTCTCGTGCCGATGGGCGATGAGCTGTCGAACGTCACGGGCATCGCCAAGGTATTCCTGCCCAAGGGCGCACGCGTGCTGCCGCTGACCAGCGAAAAGGCGGCCGATTATCGCGCGGCAGGCCGGGCAGCGGATGCCCGCCTTCAGGACGTGCACTGGCCGCTAGACCTTTGCCTTCTCGGCATGGGAACGGACGGGCACACCGCGTCCATCTTCCCCGGACCCGATCTCGACGAAGCGCTTCAGGGCCCCAAGGAGCGCCGTGCGCTTGGCGTCATGCCGGACCCGCTGCCGCCAGAGGCGCCGGTCGGTCGCGTGACCCTTTCCCACTCCGCAATCGCCTCCTCGCGCTCGCTGATGATCGCCATCAGCGGCACGAAGAAGCGCGAGGTGCTGGAGCGCGCGATCAGCGAGGGCGCCGGCTCGACGCTGCCGATCGGGCGCGTGCTGTCCGAGGTCGAACTGCCCGTCGACGTGCACTGGAGCGAATCATGA
- the edd gene encoding phosphogluconate dehydratase: MTLHSEIAAVTDRVIANSRDRRAAYLSLIDRERESGVDRPMLGCANLAHGYAGTDEDRDFMRPAKNMNVGIVTAYNDMLSAHATYYRYPEQMKVWAREAGITAQVAGGVPAMCDGVTQGYPGMELSLFSRDTIALSTAIALSHGMFEGAALLGICDKIVPGLLMGALRFGHLPMVMVPGGPMRSGLANKDKAAVRERYAEGKATREELLDAEIAAYHGKGTCTFYGTANSNQMMMEAMGLHVPGAAFANPGTRLRQELTRAAVHRLAEIGWDSEDYRPLGRCVDEKAIVNAAIVLLATGGSTNHLIHLPAIARCAGIVLDWEDFDRLSKTVPLLARVYPNGAADVNMFEDAGGPSFVIRELLGAGLLHGDVMTIAKDGMAAYGRKAEVEADTLVWREHGERSGDEAIVRTVDAPFSPEGGFRILQGNLGRACIKVSAVERDRWIIEAPARVFSDQAQVQEAFKAGELDRDVVVVVRHQGPRANGMPELHKLTPPLGVLQNRGFRVALVTDGRMSGASGKVPCAIHLSPEALGGGPIGKVRDGDIVRLDAEAGVLTALVDPAEWDARELAPAPAAADGTGRELFALMRHGASEAEAGASAMLAMAGF; the protein is encoded by the coding sequence ATGACGCTGCACTCCGAAATCGCGGCGGTCACCGACCGCGTCATCGCCAACTCGCGCGACCGCCGGGCAGCCTATCTGTCGCTGATCGACCGGGAGCGCGAGAGCGGCGTCGACCGGCCGATGCTGGGCTGCGCGAACCTCGCGCACGGCTATGCGGGCACGGATGAAGATCGCGACTTCATGCGCCCGGCGAAGAACATGAACGTGGGCATCGTCACCGCCTACAACGACATGCTGTCCGCGCACGCTACCTACTACCGCTACCCCGAGCAGATGAAGGTCTGGGCGCGCGAGGCGGGCATCACCGCGCAGGTGGCCGGCGGCGTTCCGGCGATGTGCGATGGCGTAACCCAGGGCTATCCTGGCATGGAACTGTCGCTGTTCAGCCGCGACACCATCGCCCTCTCGACGGCAATCGCCCTCAGCCACGGGATGTTCGAGGGCGCAGCATTGCTCGGCATCTGCGACAAGATCGTGCCGGGCCTGCTGATGGGGGCGCTGCGCTTCGGCCACCTCCCGATGGTCATGGTGCCCGGCGGCCCGATGCGGTCGGGCCTCGCCAACAAGGACAAGGCCGCGGTCCGTGAGCGCTATGCCGAGGGCAAGGCGACGCGCGAGGAACTGCTCGACGCGGAAATCGCCGCCTATCACGGCAAGGGCACCTGCACCTTCTACGGCACCGCCAACTCGAACCAGATGATGATGGAGGCCATGGGCCTGCACGTCCCCGGCGCCGCGTTCGCCAACCCGGGCACCAGGCTGCGCCAGGAACTGACGCGCGCCGCGGTGCATCGCCTGGCGGAGATCGGCTGGGATAGTGAAGACTATCGTCCGCTCGGACGCTGCGTGGATGAAAAGGCGATCGTCAACGCGGCCATCGTGCTGCTGGCGACCGGCGGCTCCACCAACCACCTGATCCACCTGCCCGCGATCGCACGCTGCGCCGGCATCGTGCTGGATTGGGAGGATTTCGATCGGCTGTCGAAGACCGTGCCGCTGCTTGCGCGCGTCTATCCGAACGGCGCCGCGGACGTGAACATGTTCGAGGATGCCGGCGGCCCCAGCTTCGTGATCCGCGAACTGCTGGGCGCAGGCCTGCTGCACGGCGACGTGATGACGATCGCAAAGGACGGCATGGCCGCCTACGGCCGCAAGGCCGAGGTCGAGGCCGACACGCTCGTCTGGCGCGAGCATGGGGAGCGTTCGGGGGACGAGGCGATCGTCCGCACCGTTGACGCGCCCTTTTCGCCGGAAGGCGGGTTCCGCATCCTCCAGGGCAATCTCGGCCGCGCCTGCATCAAGGTGTCGGCGGTCGAGCGGGACCGCTGGATCATCGAGGCGCCCGCCCGGGTCTTCTCTGACCAGGCGCAGGTGCAGGAAGCGTTCAAGGCCGGCGAGCTCGACCGCGACGTGGTGGTGGTCGTCCGCCACCAGGGTCCGCGCGCCAACGGCATGCCCGAACTCCACAAGCTGACCCCGCCGCTCGGCGTGCTCCAGAACCGCGGCTTCCGCGTGGCGCTCGTCACCGACGGTCGCATGTCGGGCGCGAGCGGCAAGGTGCCGTGCGCGATCCACCTGTCGCCCGAAGCTTTGGGCGGCGGTCCGATCGGCAAGGTGCGCGATGGCGACATCGTCCGCCTCGATGCCGAAGCGGGGGTGCTCACCGCGTTGGTGGATCCGGCGGAGTGGGACGCACGCGAACTGGCGCCGGCACCGGCGGCTGCGGACGGCACCGGCCGCGAGCTGTTCGCGCTGATGCGCCACGGCGCCAGCGAGGCCGAGGCCGGCGCTTCGGCGATGCTTGCGATGGCAGGCTTCTGA
- a CDS encoding glucokinase: MEVVAVDIGGTHARFAIAEVEGGRVVHLGEPVTQKVAEHATFPLAWAAFAEQLDRPVPRAAAIALASPINPELIKLTNNPWIIRPPLIKERLDVDAYSLINDFGAIGHAVGQLDGDAYVHLCGPDVPFPERGSLTVCGPGTGLGVAQVYREAGEYHVIATEGGHQDYAPLDEIDDAIIRRLRPTYTRVSAERVCAGPGLVHIYETLAQIEGKPFVHLDDKRLWQLAFEGGDKLAVAALDRFCVSLGGVAGDLALAHGPTGVVIAGGLGLRLKDRLIESGFGQRFVAKGRFQQLMNTIPVKIITHPQPGLFGAAAAFAQEHAR; this comes from the coding sequence ATGGAAGTCGTTGCGGTTGATATCGGGGGCACGCACGCGCGCTTCGCCATTGCCGAGGTAGAGGGCGGCCGCGTCGTCCACCTCGGCGAGCCGGTGACGCAGAAGGTGGCCGAACACGCCACCTTCCCGCTCGCCTGGGCAGCCTTTGCCGAGCAGCTGGACCGCCCGGTCCCGCGCGCGGCGGCGATCGCGCTCGCCTCACCGATCAACCCGGAGCTCATCAAGCTCACCAACAACCCGTGGATCATCCGGCCGCCGCTCATCAAGGAGCGGCTGGACGTCGACGCCTATTCGCTCATCAACGACTTCGGCGCGATTGGGCACGCTGTCGGGCAGCTCGACGGAGACGCCTATGTGCATCTCTGCGGCCCGGACGTACCCTTCCCGGAGCGCGGCTCCCTCACCGTTTGCGGCCCAGGCACCGGCCTGGGCGTAGCGCAGGTGTATCGCGAGGCCGGCGAGTACCACGTCATCGCCACCGAGGGGGGGCATCAGGACTATGCGCCGCTCGATGAGATCGACGACGCGATCATCCGCCGCCTCCGTCCGACCTATACCCGCGTATCGGCCGAGCGGGTCTGCGCGGGTCCCGGCCTCGTCCACATCTACGAGACGCTGGCGCAGATCGAGGGCAAGCCGTTCGTCCATTTGGACGACAAACGGCTTTGGCAGCTCGCGTTCGAGGGCGGGGACAAGCTCGCCGTCGCCGCCCTCGACCGCTTCTGCGTGTCGCTCGGCGGGGTCGCCGGCGATCTCGCGCTCGCACACGGGCCGACCGGGGTCGTCATTGCCGGGGGTCTCGGGTTGCGCCTCAAGGATCGACTGATCGAATCCGGTTTTGGCCAGCGCTTCGTGGCAAAGGGGCGTTTCCAGCAGCTGATGAACACGATCCCCGTCAAGATAATCACCCATCCCCAGCCCGGCCTGTTCGGTGCCGCGGCTGCCTTTGCCCAGGAGCACGCACGATGA